A genomic stretch from Capricornis sumatraensis isolate serow.1 chromosome 4, serow.2, whole genome shotgun sequence includes:
- the FGL1 gene encoding fibrinogen-like protein 1, whose product MGKKEKMFSFILVTTALLIGRGSSALENCLQEQARLRAQVYLLETRVKQQQVKISQLLHEKEIQLLDKGEENSVIDLGGKRQYADCSEIFNDGYKQSGFYKIKPLQSPAEFSVYCDMSEGGGWTVIQRRSDGSENFNRDWSDYENGFGNFVQKNGEYWLGNRNLHLLTTQGDYTLKIDLADFEKNSRYAQYKNFKVGDEKNSYDLHIGEYSGTAGDSLTGNFHPEVQWWASHQRMKFSTWDRDNDNYEGNCAKEDQSGWWFNRCHSANLNGLYHKGPYTAKTDNGIVWHTWHGWWYSLKSVVMKIRPNDFIPNIV is encoded by the exons GCTCTGGAGAACTGCCTCCAGGAACAGGCGCGGCTCAGAGCCCAAGTGTACCTGCTGGAGACTCGGGTCAAGCAGCAACAAGTCAAGATCTCACAGCTTTTGCATGAGAAGGAAATCCAGCTCCTTGATAAAGGAGAGGAGAATAGTGTCATTGACCTTGGAGGCAAGAGACAATATGCag ATTGTTCAGAGATTTTCAATGACGGGTACAAGCAGAGTGGATTTTATAAAATCAAACCTCTCCAGAGCCCAGCAGAATTCTCTGTTTATTGTGACATGTCTGAAGGAGGAGGATGGACTGTAATTCAGAGACGATCTGATGGCAGTGAAAACTTTAACAG agACTGGAGTGACTATGAAAATGGCTTTGGAAATTTTGTCCAAAAAAATGGTGAATATTGGTTGGGTAATAGAAATCTTCACTTATTGACCACACAAG gAGATTACACGTTAAAAATCGACCTTGCAGATTTTGAGAAAAATAGCCGTTATGCtcaatataaaaatttcaaagttgGAGATGAAAAG aattccTATGATTTACATATTGGGGAATATTCTGGAACCGCTGGAGACTCCCTTACTGGAAATTTTCATCCTGAAGTGCAATGGTGGGCCAGTCACCAAAGAATGAAATTCAGCACGTGGGACAGAGATAACGACAACTACGAAGGGAACTGTGCGAAAGAGGATCAATCTGGCTGGTGGTTTAACAG GTGTCACTCTGCAAACCTGAATGGTTTATACCACAAGGGTCCCTACACCGCTAAAACGGACAATGGGATTGTCTGGCACACCTGGCATGGATGGTGGTATTCCTTGAAATCTGTGGTTATGAAAATTAGGCCAAATGATTTCATTCCAAATATTGTTTAA